CATCTTTGGGACGGGGCCTGCCTTTTGAAACGAAGGTACGAGGTTTTTCAAATCCTTCCGTCAGGTTGAAAAACTGTTCCACCATCACCACCCTCTCCTGTTCACTCGATTCCTGCCAGACCCGGGTGGCCTTTTGCGGAAACATGCGGTTTGAAAAGATCACGAGGAACAACCCTCCCGGCTTCAAAATGCGTTTCACTTCGCTGAAAACTTCAAAAGGCCGGGTCATATAATCTACAGATACGGTATTGATGACGGCATCGAAGGTATTGTCGGGAAAAGGCAGGGCGGTCTCCTCGTTGAGATCATGAATGACAAAATCCGAAAGAGCTTTGTTTTGGGTAAGTTCGTTCCGGTTCAGGCCGAGCCCGACCACCCTGGAAGGGCTGAGAGTGTTCGGGATATGCGAATCCCAGCCGGCCATCAGATCCAGTATCACCGGCTTTTCCTCGTTGATCAGTTCCCCCACCAGTTTTTCCACGGTCGAAAGGGCCAACCGGTCGAGATGCTGCACAAACCGGTCCCGGGCATAAAACGATTTGTCATCGGTCTCGTCCATTCGGGAAAAAGCCCCTGGAGCAAAAAGGTCGTATGGCGAGGAATGGGTTGCATGTTTCTCTGCAATTGCGCTCATGGGAATCCTCCTTGAAATAAAAAAAGCCGGGTTACATTGAATGTAAACCCGGCTCGTCGCCCCATCTACTGGGCAGGTTTAACGAAATTTATTTTTATCCAACTTTTAGGAGAGAAGTTAATCTCACGGGAGGATTTGTCAACAGAGTGCAATGAGAGGATTTCCGTTTTCAAAACGGATCGGAGGTCGGAAGATCAGGAAACCCTTTCAAAATGCGCATCCAGAGCCCCTTCCAGCAAGAGGAAAGACTCGATTCGAATACAGAGCACTTCCGCTCGCGGATCATTCACCAGTTGAGCCAGATGAGAATGCTTTTGGGAGATCTTCGACAAGATCGACTTTTTTTCTTGCGGGTCCATCGGAGGGAAATAAGATCCCGAAACAGTCAGAGCACAGGTTCGATCTCGGGAAATATCCATTCTCTCCCGATTGTCGATCAAAAGGCTCACTTGAGGATTTTCCTTAAGATTCATGTATTTTTGAGTATCCTTGAGCGTCGTCATGTACACCACTTCACCCGCATCATCCGTAACGTAGGCCATGAGGGAACAATGGGGCTTGCCGCCCAAACAGGTCGCCAGCACGCACATATCTTTTTCCTTGAGAAAAGCCTTCATCTTATGGAGCATCGTCTTGTCCTTCTCATTGGATCAATGTCTCACCCTGGAGGAACAGGGAGACCGAAGACTCTTTGAAACCCTACTCTGATACATCATAAAGCCCAATGGAATTGAGCTGATACGCATTCAGTTCCGCTTCGGTCCCGCTGAGCGTATCCACCATGGAATAAATGGATTTTCCCTGCTCGTAGCGTCCTTTGGAAAGTTCCATGGTGGTCGCTCCGATATACTTGGCTTGAACCACAAAGAGCCTTTCCAAGAGAGCCGTGCGGCGCGCTTCCAGGATGCTGCACCGGTCCACCAGGCCGATATACTCTGAAAAGAGGCTTTTCCATGGCGAATTCCACTTCCGAGTCCATTGCGCCACTGCGGGAAGGGACGCAAAATCCACCGGTTCCCCCCCGTCAACGTATGCCCGAATGGCCGGAGTCTCCCGAATCACTTCTGCCATATCGGTCCAGCCCGGCTTTTCATGGAGCTGCTTGACCTGCTGCATGGCCGCCTCGGCATCGAGGTAAAACTGAGCGACATCCACATTCAGTTGGTCCAAAGCCTGGTTTGCCTCAACCACCTTGGCCTCCGCCAGGGGGTTCCGGGCCGGAACCGTCGCGCATCCCAGAGAATTGACCAGCATCCATATAAGAACAACGACGGCAAACAAACGGCGCATGCACACGCCCTCCGTTGAAAAAGTGCAACTGTTCACCGCAGAGGACACAGAGAGTGCAGGAAATAAGGAAAGTTCAAAAAAATGTTTTTTCCCTTTCTGCGGCAGCAGTATAACCGGCGGTAAACGGTTACGAGATAGCTCTTTCGTCCCACATGGAGCAGAATCACTCCATCCGGGCTTTGAGCCAGTTCAGGATTCCCGGAGTCTTATTCCATACGACATGGTTGTCATAAACATACATTATGGCTTCGTTCCGGTCACCGAAGCTGAAGTGCTGCGGAAGGTTGTGGGGCATTGCTTTTCGGCCGAGCAGATATTCCGGTACGAACGGATTCTGCTCCAGGGCCTTCTCGAGGAACTCCCCGGCCGACGGAGAATCGCCGTTTTTTCGGAACTCCAGCACAACCCTGGAATACTTCCAGACAGCCATCTCATCCAGTTCGTACCGCTTGAAGAGAGCGTATGCATCCTCGTCTCTCCCCAACTCGATCAGGCAGGGCATCAGCAAATTCCGGATCCCCTGGTTGTCCGTCGGATTGAGCCTCAACAAATCCTGGTAATGCTCCACCGCTTCTTCACGATGCCCCGCCCCCCAGAGGAACTCCGCAAGTCCCTGCCGGGCTCTCATATAGGGCCGGGTTTCCACTATCTCCCAGAAGCGCCCTGCATCCCGTTCGAAAGCTTCCTTGCCGATGGCCCGCTCGCCTGCTTCCACGCCCAGGCGGTAGAGGGCAATGGCATCCGCAATAGAGGTGGAAATCTCCCGGCCGAGCAAAACGTAGGCGTCGGCACAGTCCGATGACAGTTCCAAGGCTTTCTGAGCAAGGGCCACCCTCGTGAGCGGGTCCGTCGTTTGCCAGGCTTTATACATGAGTTGCTGCGCCTCTTCCAGAGCGGTAAGGCGCTTTGCGGCATCGCCCCCTTCCGCATTTGCCCGTTTGCTCCGGGCTACGTGACCCGAAGAAGGCTCAACCCTTTCGTCATCCCGTATCGAGACTCTTCCAGTCTTTTCTTCACTCCGGGCATCTTTTTTCCTGCTGCTCATCATCCCCCTCTCGTCGAAACGCTTTTGAACTCCATCATTTGGCCAATCAACATCCCCCGACTTCGCATCCGCTCGATTCTCGTACATCGAGGCATGGTCGATAGAAAGTACAGACGGCCACTGTTTAACCCGACCCCATCCAAGCTCCTGCATGGGAATCAAACAATAGGACAAGAACAGAATAAGCTCAAGTCATTCCTCACCTGCGTCCGCTCATTGCGCTTGCCCCATTTTCGTTTCAGTCCTTATAATTCATTTATTTTATTGATTTTCCTAACAGTCCCCCCGGCCACCTCCATAAGGGCGGTCAACATCCGATCATTTTTTGATTCCTATGCAAAAAAATCTTTATTTTTTTGTGACCATTCTCCGATGCGATTTGTACCAGAAAGTAACAGGCGTGTTGGCAAAAGCAAAACAAACTGTCAATGGAGGACAATGTATGCGGAAGGTTCGATGGTCAGGATTGATTTTATTATTGGTATTGGTTTTTGGTGTTGGGACCGTATTTGCTGGAGACCGCGATCAAAAAAGAGACAAAAAACGTGACGGCTCCTGCCAAAATTTCATCTCTGTTCAGGATGGTTCCATGAATCTGGCTGCAAAACGCGATAGAACTCGCACCAGAGATAAAGATCGCTCCTGCTTGCAGCTCGCCGCAGACCGCGATCAAAAAAGAGACAAAAAACGTGACGGCTCCTGCCAAAATTTCATCTCTGTTCAGGATGATTCCATGAATCTGGCTGCAAAACGCGATAGAATTCGCACCAGAGATAAAGATCGCTCCTGCTTGCAGCTCGCCGCAGACCGCGATCAAAAAAGAGACAAAAAACGTGACGGCTCCTGCCGAAGCTAGGCGGATAAACGGATATTCCTACATGTTTGAGCATTTCGCTGGAAAAGGAGCGTTTTCTGAAGCCTTTTTCATGATTTAAATCGATTACTTTGTGACACGCCATATCGACCGGACAGCAGCGGTGGAAAATCCAACGCTGCTGTTTTTTTTCAATCCTCTTTTTTGGCCGAACAACAAGGACCACTGCGAGCAGTAGAGGTTTTGCCCTTTTGGGCTTGCTTGACCAAATAATCGTTTGCTGCTGCCTGCAGGGTCTCGGCGGCCAAAAAAGCGCAATGTCGATGGTCTTCGGGGAGCCCCCCAAGGACGGAAAGAATGGTTTCACCCGATATTTCGAAAAGTTCTTCGGGAACCTTTCCGTGAGCCATTTCGGCCGCAAAGGAACCGCACACCACACTGGGACCGCATCCATCCGTTTGAAAGGACGCCTCGACAACCCTTTCTCCGTCAAACTTCAGATAGATCTGCATTTGATCCCCGCAGGTCCCCCTCAAAGTCGCCTCACCATCCGCACCGTACATCTTCCCCATATAAAGTGGATTTTTCCATCGTTCATAGACTTTCTCACCCCAGTCTCTCCTGGTTTCCTCAAAGATGCTCAGTTGGAGCTGCTGCGCAAATGCATCCAAATCTTCTTTCATTACCTTGACCTCGAATAAGATTCACTCAAACACTTCAGGCCGATACCCTTGGGGTAGGTGGGCCGTACCCTTTACACATGGAATTTGCACCTCTCTGGAGACACGTTCAAGGATTGCATCCAAATGATCACAAAACCCTCCGCCCAGGACCCATTTTCCATCTTCCCGACGGGCGAAGGCACAGGTGCACCAGTGGATCACCTCGGCACCCTTGCTTTTCAAGATCTTCGCCAGATCGACAGCGTCCTCTCCCGGGCACCTGCAGGTGAAAACACCCACGAGTTCAGCATCTTCATAACGATCGAACCCCTGTTCGACATTTTTCAGACTGTTGAGACATCCGGTCAAAGGGCAGCGCACCTCGTTTTTTTCGCAACGCATCAATCCGATTTTCGCCATCCGAATCTCCTTCTCGATCCCCAAATAATCCCCCGCGTTCCACCAATTGAAGAACGCCCTCTTTTGCCGCATCCGATGATCACTTTTCTTCAACCCATGCAAACAGAGCAA
This region of Desulforhabdus amnigena genomic DNA includes:
- a CDS encoding methyltransferase domain-containing protein: MSAIAEKHATHSSPYDLFAPGAFSRMDETDDKSFYARDRFVQHLDRLALSTVEKLVGELINEEKPVILDLMAGWDSHIPNTLSPSRVVGLGLNRNELTQNKALSDFVIHDLNEETALPFPDNTFDAVINTVSVDYMTRPFEVFSEVKRILKPGGLFLVIFSNRMFPQKATRVWQESSEQERVVMVEQFFNLTEGFEKPRTFVSKGRPRPKDDKYAHLGIPSDPVYAVYADKKGAPAHKKPRPEVRVYSEHEWSDEELKQRMQNVKHTLLCPYCGEKMKKWRVPVSPFSTWDIEFAYICFNDECGYLLRGWESMSRQGNRGYSYRVMYDPARNCCMPLPVPTLHALKEGIVEDEE
- a CDS encoding pyridoxamine 5'-phosphate oxidase family protein; protein product: MLHKMKAFLKEKDMCVLATCLGGKPHCSLMAYVTDDAGEVVYMTTLKDTQKYMNLKENPQVSLLIDNRERMDISRDRTCALTVSGSYFPPMDPQEKKSILSKISQKHSHLAQLVNDPRAEVLCIRIESFLLLEGALDAHFERVS
- a CDS encoding tetratricopeptide repeat protein → MMSSRKKDARSEEKTGRVSIRDDERVEPSSGHVARSKRANAEGGDAAKRLTALEEAQQLMYKAWQTTDPLTRVALAQKALELSSDCADAYVLLGREISTSIADAIALYRLGVEAGERAIGKEAFERDAGRFWEIVETRPYMRARQGLAEFLWGAGHREEAVEHYQDLLRLNPTDNQGIRNLLMPCLIELGRDEDAYALFKRYELDEMAVWKYSRVVLEFRKNGDSPSAGEFLEKALEQNPFVPEYLLGRKAMPHNLPQHFSFGDRNEAIMYVYDNHVVWNKTPGILNWLKARME
- a CDS encoding iron-sulfur cluster assembly scaffold protein — protein: MKEDLDAFAQQLQLSIFEETRRDWGEKVYERWKNPLYMGKMYGADGEATLRGTCGDQMQIYLKFDGERVVEASFQTDGCGPSVVCGSFAAEMAHGKVPEELFEISGETILSVLGGLPEDHRHCAFLAAETLQAAANDYLVKQAQKGKTSTARSGPCCSAKKED
- a CDS encoding CGGC domain-containing protein — encoded protein: MAKIGLMRCEKNEVRCPLTGCLNSLKNVEQGFDRYEDAELVGVFTCRCPGEDAVDLAKILKSKGAEVIHWCTCAFARREDGKWVLGGGFCDHLDAILERVSREVQIPCVKGTAHLPQGYRPEVFE